tattctagtgcggctatatcacgttcaaccggggttttaattcgactaaagtcctgactaaagactgaaagaaaatacgccgcattgtatgagcacttcgtgttcgttaaagcggcttcagatctagagcccacatagttttctttccaataatatccgcaagtagcgctgcatgatctttacaacaaaaacggcaatagttattaaggtgccaaaattatatgattactttggcacggtattatacacgttcgaagatttgtcattttcattcatttcttcatcatcatcatcatttcagccacaggacgtccactactgaacataggcctcccccaatgacttccacatcgcacggttggtagcggcctgcatccagcgccttcccgctacctttatcaggtcgtcggtccaccttgtggtgggttgacattgcagaatatgacttttgataggttcatcatagaattcggcggggatatcctcacggaggaagttcgtaaaagggcggaacaagatcttataataatgcaaggccgaagctgttacgcgcgtgctcatacgtgtaatccggcgagtatgcaataaatagtaatgtctggtaaatagtggtaatacgtatcgttcgttcgttcgtttcagccgaaaagacgtccactgctggacaaaggcctcccccaaggatttccacgaagaccgatcctgcaccgctcgcatacaggcacctcccgcgaccttcaccagatcgtcggtccacctagtgggaggcctgcccacgctacgtctttcggctcgtggtcgccactcaagaactttcctgccccagcggccatcagctctacgagctatgtgccccgccccgtctatgtctgtatgcgctacgattacagggtatcattttgcatagtcgcaagacttcactccgctgctgtcaaatcaatgtcgcataatgttatcgcaatgtgtgtggcccttggccaaatcacagaagcctatgcgaagaaagagcacttgaatgacaataaaaatcagggttaccattttataagatttcctcactattgagggtaacaaagtaacattaataatctagccattaattacatttattacctatacgagaaagtaaagcaacatgcggttttattttaatttgtaaaatattaaacccctcatatttgtaacagtttgttccaagttttgtttagttttactgttttgttaacagtattgctgtttcagctgtcactgtgaagctttgggaaaataaataaatagaaaaaatattaacataaatatttatttaagtttttatgttcattatcataatatgccaatttaagttacactgtgtgacagtctttgacactaaacaaactcttcagcttaataatacctacctacagggcgtttttatagttactcttgctgatgaaacaagaagggttgattctactactgaaacacaactacttttcttacaggaccaatatcaaattctcaaaaaaattcacatcctcgtgatggtgataatttctatggagaggtttttttatattcggtctcttgggataagttattccatttgagcagtagaattaatcctttttattcgatcacatataaaaacaacacaagtgtttaggaaaacttcttctttggtatggtatcactacggagttataatgtcggcaactctgtatcactgacttgtaactttcaaacagcatgaataataagggcaccacattggttttctttctgaaaaaaggctttcagttttagtactaaccctttagcactatttcattgaaataaaaatacaataaacgcacagaagactgaaattgagtcaactgacgtgacatttataatttgttgacattatgacagtttgacaagactagggattgaaaaagttttaattgaaaaagtaaaatgacaatttattaaaacgattcacatggatataatcgattaaaaatatttataaaatgttctgatacttgcctgtagcgattatccaatcctggtttctactgaaaaactacctcgtggcaagattttaataaaataataaaatctttatcttctctttcacaatctataaaagttcatttggtctattattatacatgtgctatgaatgagggttttcgcgattgaaaaatccgcgagatggcaatacgtagacgcgaggtccaaatgctgcatgattggtggatatctgtcaatgtcatgtcaaaaataaccaatcatgcagcatttggacctcacgtctacgtattgccatctggcggatttttcaatcgcgaaaaccctcattggcatagattatgagagactggcaactatactaggttgatatcaggtgatccgtctgctcatttgcctcctgtcacataaaaaaaaatatatatgtttctcacacttcaactggcattggattcaacatcggattctgacacttttacagttatgataccatgaatatcagtttatggtcctaattatttttattttatttacgaccttcgaccagttggacactttagatatcttcttgtaatagtgtcaaactgtcaatatctttttagcttttaacgcaaatctagtcttcaaagcagtttaatcgatttattttattttcaaaatcgatattttattgtctatgatggccgcaggaacatcactatacatggactcccagcaataaagtacggtaatgcctcgtacagattttatcggcaaaaattatggaacttgataggttttagaccatgccacgcaccaaaacgtccggaagttgtaatagtattatagaataaacgttaaaagacttatttatttaatttttcaatgcttaagtgtccattagaatgaaagggtgcttaatgtattaaaaaaaatagaaaataattatgatgggttaatgtttttgggcggttttttaggcggtttctgacaatgtcctttaggatgtcacataaattataataaattaaacaattttatgaTCACAATAAAATGTGAGAATACAATGTCAGTATCAAAATTACAAGAATGTCATAAATTAGCAATTCGCATATGGTTACCACGGCagaattttataaattcatCTATGTCATAAAAACAGTTTTCAGTGAGAATTCGGAAAATAGTTCTCTTAAAAAGATTGAATTGCAAATTTTGAATGTGATTTGGAAGTAAATTAAACAATCGTATACACATACTATAACAATTTTTAGTAAAGCAAGTTGTGGCTGCTGGGGGTACTGATAGCTTCCAAGGGTATCTTCTCGTACCACCACGATTACAAATATCAGACTTTTTTATAAAAAGGTTTGCATTTTTTTTCGTAAATATTAGGATTAGGAGGGTAATGGCatgatttttagatttttaaagagAGGCCTACATGATTCCATCTGTCCAACATCGCACATAGCTCTTATACATCGCTTCTGTAGAATGAAGACACGATTTGCGTGAGTCGAGTTTCCCCACAAGATTAGCCCATACCTTAACACCGAGCCTACGTATCCGTGGTATGCCATCAGAGCTGTCTTAAGGTTAGACAATTTCGTAAGACGATACAGAGCGAAAACAAACCTGTTAATCTTCTGGCACACAATGTCAACATGATTTTGCCATGTAAGTTTGGAGTCGATTACAATACCAAGAAAGATTGCCGATGTAGTCATGTCAATAGGATTGTTGCGATGCTGTACTAATAATTGCTGAGGTTTACCATTTTGGTTGtaaaattgtatgtattttgttttatttgtgttaattTTTAAGTTTGATTTGAGAGGAGTTGTATTTAAATTGCataatagatagatagataataaATTCTCAGGATACAATCTTAGAAGGGTACATTTAAGCGATGAATGTAGAATGTAAACATCAACAACCtcgattaaaataatattaagcaTTGAAAAAATCTGTCAGTATatttacaagattttttttggtAAATTCCAGAAATTTAGGGTTACTGTCAACTTAACAACTGTGTTCCAGGACTCGATAAGCTCAGCCTGGCACAGGATGATTGTTGCCATCAAGAAGCCTGTCAGGCCGAGGAGGTTGGGGTCCATTGGAAGTAAGTACATAGTAATAATAAGAAACAAGTTTTTCTTAGATAAGATATTTGGAATTAGCAACGTTTTTTCTTGAAAGCTTGAGAGTGTACAAAAAATCATCGATGTTTTTGACAAATCCGATGATCGATACTACCGTAGAAGGCTGTACCAATGTAGATATCTTTTCTCTCTGTCTGTTATGTTTTTCACCTCTACATCGAaagtgaatttaatttaatttatattattttacattattaggaaaacaaacttttgaatttgGTATTAATTATAGTACAAAGTAGAAGGTAGAGGCATTTACAAATTTTTATCTCTGCTACACTGATTATTACCTACTCGGTGctgaaaaaaaagttttatttataattttcaggaCGCAAAACCACCACCACTACACCAGACCCCTCGCCAATCTTCAGCATGGACACAACACTAGTACCACCAACGGTAGTGCCTCCAACGACAATCATCAAACCAACGCCCACCGAACTGATCATACCCTACGCTGGCAAAGCCCACTCCTCGCCCAACCAGGCAGTATCAATCGAAATGCCTCCTGAAATTAGAAGGATAGCATTCACTGAGAACAATGAACCGGTGACGATGCCAGGGGATGGTAAGGTGAAGGTGCCATACCTTCCAGAACCGATTTGGAAGACGCTGGAAGACTGGAAGCAGATGCAGAGACCGCATTTCGTGAAGTTACTCAGGGGTGATAAGGATAACGATGGAGGTgtgtaaatagattttattttatttatttattttattggtctGCCAACAATTGTACAATAATACTTGTATTATATTACTAAATTCTAACTTAATTTCTAATTGTACAATATATGAAATGGGCAAACACAGCATGCATAATGAAAGTAATAGTAGGTATTGTTAACGCCAATCGCGCGCCGGCGCAGAAAACCGGTCCCGCAAACTGGACGCCGCGCTGCCCGCCGCCCGCCGACCGACGACGATAACGCCCTCGGCTCCATTCGCCACTCGCCGCAAACCGCCGGGCAAGACGCACGTACTTACATAGCCTACTATTTGTAAATTTTACGTTACGAAGTAAATCGTTATAAACTTCAAGAAGTCTTGCTCATTTCTCGACCCTGGAACCTGGTTAGCCGAAGAAGATTCCCGCCATTTTTGGACCTTCTCACTGGATTCAATTCACACCGACGTGGACGCGCGACCTTTGGACTCCGGGAAAGTGGCTCGACGGCAACCTACAACGGACGCGAACGGTTCCAGAACTTCCAGCACACGAAGGCGCAGTCATCAAGTGGCAATTCAGGGCAGTGCAAATCCGATTTTCCTTTACTTTCCTTCCCTTTATTGTCCGCTTTGCATACACGGAccttaattacgtgtaaaataTTTCTCGAATACCTTCATTACCAATATTCTTCTCTGTCGCTTTAAATCTTCACTTTCCGTAATCATTACATTCATAAATCTGTCTACACGGACTTTAATTACGTGTTTGTCAGTTTATATTCAAATTTGCATACCGTTAAATACTACACCTTTAAATACATTCCCTTTATTCATACCTACCTATACGCGGACCTTAATTACGTGTTGGGTTCTTTAAACATTatttcacattatttatttctcgCATTCCAGCGCACACGCAGCCAAGTCGTGCGTTTGCAACGCTCGTTATACCTACCCACCGGTGCCTGCCTACGTACCTACGCTTGCGCCTAACGGTCGGTCAGCTGATTGCACCGCCAAGCTTGCGCTGTTTCATTGCCTTCTTCACTGCACATTACGCTTTAAGTATTCGTTCCATTGTCATCACTTTATTTTGCACTCATTAATATTATCGAAAACTTTAAACTTAGTTTGTAATTAtcgttaaatttaatttacatcaTGAGTAAGTTAACTGAATTGAAAAGGAAACGTAGTTCCTATAAATCCAAGCTTACGCAATTTAAAACATACTTTTCACGAATTTCTACTTGCGAAAAGCCTAATCCTGTAAAAATTAGCGatttaaacttaagattagctaaAATTGAAGAATGGTACAGTGAATATGACGCGTTGCAGATTGAAATCGAAAGTTGTTTGGAAATTTCAGACGTTGACTGCGAAAAGGAGTACAAATATCGCGAGGAGCTTGAAAGCGAGTACTTCGCGGTGGTCGGCAGCGCGCGCGAGTGGGTAAGCAGGTTGACCTCTGCGCAGCACGACGAGGGCGCGTCGGCCTCTTCCGCGGCAGGTACTGTCCTCACAGCAGGTACACCGACTTTAACATTACCTACTATTGCGTTACCTACCTTTTCTGGCCATTTCGAGGAGTGGTTACGATTTCACGATACTTTCAAGTCGCTCATACATTGCAATGATAGTATTCCTAAAATTAACAAGTATCATTACTTACAGTCGTCATTAAAGGACAAAGCTGCGAACGTTATAAGTTCATTGGAATTTTCAGCAAGTAATTATGACATTGCTTGGCAGTTATTATGCGAACGTTATCacaacaataaagttttaataaataaccatATTCAAGCGTTATTTGATATGGAACAAATTACGAAAGAATCTTCAGTCGCTTTAAGAAACTTAATagattctttaaataaaaatctcaGGGCACTTGAGGGGTTAAACATTAACACTCATAACTGGGATACTTTATTGATTCATATGGCTTCAAGCAAACTTGATAATTCAACAAATAGAAAATGGAAAGAATACACTAATAACTTTGATAAAATTCCAGATTTAGAGaagttcattaattttattaaaaatcgcGCCAGTTTGCTTGAAACTATCAATTTGAGCCAAGTTAAACGTAGACATAGTGAACCAATCACTTCAAGGTCACGCGCATTTGTTGCTAACACGAACGCACAAACAACAAATTACTCGTGTCCTTTATGTAAACAGAATCACGCTATTTACCAATGCACAAAATTCAAATCTTTATCTGTTCACGCTAAAATCAATAaagtaaaacaattaaaactttgTCTCAACTGCTTGCGTCACGGGCATGACGTTAGCAAATGTAGGTTCGGTTCATGTAGGATTTGTTCTAAGCGACATAACACGATGTTACATACAGAGGAACAGTCACAGGTTGAGCCTAAGGGTTCCGCACCCTCTAACATTTCGTCCCACAGCGACAAAGGTGTCACGTTAGCTACGCAAGAGGTCATTGAACCCGAGTGCTATGATAATGACTCGAGTTCTGATCATGATTATGACGATACGGCGGAACAAACTGAAGTTGTATTGTCTTCCACTCACAACTTCTGTGTCCTGTTGTCTACAGTCCTCGTTGACGTGGTTGACGGCAATGGCATCCGTCACACTGTCCGTGCTTTACTGGATAACGGTAGCACGTCCAATTTTATAACTAAGAagttacttaataaattaaatattcccCATTATTCAACTTCGACAGCCGTTGAAGGATTAAGTCGCGACTCAATTCGCATTCACTCCCGTTCCAATGTAACATTGTTTTCACGAACTGAAAAATATAGTACAAAAATTAATTGTTTCGTTATTCCTCGCGTTACTCAGATGTTGCCCACAACTTACTTTGAAATTCAATCTTTAAATAttcctaaaaatattaaattagctgATCCAACCTTTAACACACCTTCTGACATTGATATGTTACTCAGCGCTGATGTTTTTTGGAACGTATTATGTAACGAACGTATTTCTTTAGGAAAAAATAAACCGATTCTCAACAACACTAAGCTTGGTTGGCTGGTGTCAGGTGCGATGCAGTCGCAACAgttgaataataatattcaatctACGCACATGTCTACAGTCCATTGCCATTTCATAAACGAGGTTGAGCTACAACATAAATTAGataggttttttgaattagAATCAGTTCCATCACCCCGTAAAACTACTAATCAAGAAAATCATTGCGAGATTCATTTCAATCAAACAACAACTCGACAAACTGACGGTCGATTTGTTGTAGAAGTTCCAATGCAACATTCACCTGAATTGTTAGGTGAATCATATGAACAAGCTTTCAATAGATTTCAGTCTTTAGAACGAAAACTAGCTCGTTATCCATTACTTAAACAAAGGTATTCTGATTTTATTCAGGAATATATTGACTTAGGTCACATGTCATTAAATACAGATAGCAAAAATGATAAGTATACATACGTACTTTCTCATCACGGCATATTAAAGGAATCTAGCCTCACAACGAAATTGAGTGGTTCTCAGATATGGTTTAGTGGCCCGTCATTTTTAATACAGTCGGAATCTCAATGGCCTACTCAACGCAACTACATGCCCAGCTCTTTGCCAGAGATAAAAGTCAAAGTTGCCACTGAACAAAATAACTACACTCAAAATTACTCAAATTTTGCTAAATTGAATCGAATCACTGCATACTTATTACGATTCATAAATAATTGCCGAAACCCAAGAAATAGATTCACtggtcatttaaaaataaacgaatTGAACTCTGCCACGCTTACTTTATGTAAAATAGTACAGTTGGATGCATTTTCACATGAGcataatattttaactaaaaataaacaactgccagttaaatctaaaattttgaatttaaatccTTTCATGTCAAATGAAAACTTAATTCGTGTAGGTGGAAGATTGTCAAATTCCAACTACGACTATGACACAAAGCATCCCATCTTGCTCCATGCATCTCACCACGTTACTAGGTTGTTATTTAGACATTATCACAAAATACTTATGCACGCAGGTCCTCAGTTGATGTTATCTATTTTAAGACATAAATTTTGGATAATAGGAGGTCGCAATTTGTCAAGAAAAATTACGCATGAGTGTCACGCCTGCTGTAGATTTGCTGGAAAGTCCATACAGCCTATAATGGCTGACTTGCCTAGAGAACGACTTCATAGTCAATTTCCATTCTCCAATGTAGCAGTAGATTATGCTGGCCCTATTATGCTAGCGGACAGAAAAGGTAGAGGATGCAAATTGATCAAATCATACATTTGTGTATTTGTTTGCCTAGCTGTGAGAGCAGTACACCTGGAATTGGTAACCGAGTTAAGTACTGAAGCATTTTTGGCTGCTTTAAATCGATTTGTAGCTCGCAGAGGTAAGCCTGACTTAATTCATTCCGATAATGGTACCAATTTTGTAGGAGCCGCTAATgaaatttcaaaatttttaaagtCAAATTGTGATGACATTAGTTCGAAATCAGCGGAGCAGTCAATTCAATTTAGATTCTCTCCTGCTTATAGTCCTCACTTCAACGGCTTAGCCGAATCTTCAGTAAAGGCAATTAAGCACCATTTAAAAAGAGTTCTCTCACTTGCAAATTTAACGTATGAGGAGATGTATACGGTACTTGTAGGTATCGAAGGAATATTAAATTCTCGTCCATTGACCCCCCTCTCCTCAGATCCCAACGACTTTATTCCATTAACCCCATCACACTTCCTTATCGGACGCACACTCACGATGTTGCCTTCTCCACAGATGGATCTGGAAGAAACGACCAGAATATGCGCCCTGCCTCGATATCGGAGAGCTCAGATCCTGACTCAGCACTTCTGGAATAGATACTACATGGAATATATTTCAGATTTACAAAAGAGGCTGAAATGGAAGCGCAGCAATGGAGGAGAATTGCGCACTGGAGACCTGGTGGTGGTAAAGGACGACCGGCTACCACCTAACCGCTGGCTGCTCGGACGTGTCACCCGCCTCTACCCTGGCTGCGATGGCATCGCACGCGTAGCAGACGTCACCACCGCAACTGGAGTGCTGAGAAGAGCATACAATAGATTATGCTTGCTGCCAACCGAGGATATTTTGGAACTAGACGTTCCAACCCGGGGAACTTGTTAACGCCAATCGCGCGCCGGCGCAGAAAACCGGTCCCGCAAACTGGACGCCGCGCTGCCCGCCGCCCGCCGACCGACGACGATAACGCCCTCGGCTCCACTCGCCACTCGCCGCAAACCGCCGGGCAAGACGCACGTACTTACATAGCCTACTATTTGTAAATTTTACGTTACGAAGTAAATCGTTATAAACTTCAAGAAGTCTTGCTCATTTCTCGACCCTGGAACCTGGTTAGCCGAAGAAGATTCCCGCCAGGTATTGTGGCAAACCGAACCTCTTTgccttttatactttttttatttaatttttttaagaataaacCTGTTTTTTGATAGCTGTCTTGTAAGCAACGTCTCGAAATTAAACGCGAATAATTTACTTGgatattttcttatatttttcacTCCTTTACCTCTGATCCCTCACTGTCCTCAACAGGTATGTTACTGGAGACATTGATCTACTTATCTAATAAGTGTGCTTGACGCCTAAATTTATTAATCGACATGCCAAATAAGTCTAGTTCAGTGCTGTACTCATTATACAATTTACAGAGTCTAGATATTGGGGAGATAGAAATAGTTTACAAAAAagcacaaaacaaaaaaaaactacaaaaaacaaCTTTTTAAACGATCGTTAAACTAATCACGGTACATATTTTCGCAATGTTttaaaattctagaaaatataTGGACTCGGATGGTACCTGTACTCACGAGCTTCAAACACGTACGCGCTGGTCCACTTTTCTCCATAAGACCGGTAGTTGCGGTAAATTTTGCCTATAGGCACTACCTACCTAGCAAAAAGTGTTATATTGATACACGTTgtttagcatttgttactatgttctaatttaaccgcctcttaatagataaattaataaatagtaattaataaatttctCTGCTTCCTCttaaagttaaaattacatatttctGTTACCAGTTTAACAAATAAAAGAGCTTCCAGATGTACACAAACTCAGACTCCTATTTCCACAGCTCGCTATACGAGTAGTAGGTATATAATTTGATAACCTGAACATTGTAGCCGTGAATATGATACGTTATTGCACATTAGATCCCAATTATGACTATCTTGTATCTTATTAACGCCAACTAACTAGGTTATACCACAAAATAGATAGGGGCAGAAGGCAATCTACATACAAAGTGCGCTGGGGCAACACACAcaaattcacgaaggcgagtgagctttacatgtgtgccaatgtgtggtggctcgctactgtgtgtttttttcaaaaattacactatcgttaGGTGAATCTACACGTACAAACACAagtacacaagtaaagctcactcgccttcgtaagataacttatgtattttttgtaaaaaaaaagatattaacaTTTTACGTTGTAGTTACTTACCTAAAGATTAGAACGCGTACTTTCTTGGTACCtgtaatagaaaaaatatattactatatatttttgtttcttttataaCCTTcttcattgtttatttttggaGATTGTACTTGATTATActatgagtagagtcttatatttaattttatcatgtAACTATATTAATTGAGTAAAGATTCATGGTTTAGTTGCATTTCATAATAATGGGCTTAGTTTGTTGGTTTTTAAGGATCTAGCTAActaaaaattttgttttgtcCCCAGATTTCGAAGCTCTCCTCACGAGCACAGAAAGTAAGCTGACTGACGTGCAGGAAAACGAACAATTCGGCGTCCTATTATTTATTTGAGACTATAATAAACTATTACTATAAgacattattgtttttatttatttaccataaTTTTATCAGCCTTTCCTTATACACTAGACGGCTTTCCAGATAAATTTTGTCAAGTTTTGTAGTACAGCTACAATACAGCTAAAAGAGAGATTTTGTAACAAACTACGTTTTTtaaaaaattcattttaaatacaagAATATAGGCACTAAAAATACTCAAATTGAAATTGGAGAATTATTATTGATGCTCTACCGGAAAGCCGAAACATGAAAACTCTATCAAAACGCTACCTTTTTTTAAgcaacaaggcaggtatttgaccacaatcgcacctggtgttaagtgggatgcagtctaggatggtacatattatctgtggtacatatctgccctgtaagtacctattcactctcgccttgaaaaggcccagattatagtcttcgggaaagacaggcagcaggcagcgaattccagtccctagctgttcgcattatctTTGCGTTCATTGTACTACAATGGTAATGGAGTGATCTGATCACGGGGAGTTAACTAGTGCTATcaacattatacagggtgttttgcGGAATGTTAGACAAAcatcgtgggtgtataggttaggttattttaagaatacaagttcgcccatttgaccctaagtgggctactacgaagtttgtctaaccttccgccaaacatcCTGTATGTCActt
This window of the Ostrinia nubilalis chromosome 9, ilOstNubi1.1, whole genome shotgun sequence genome carries:
- the LOC135074708 gene encoding uncharacterized protein LOC135074708 isoform X3 → MSKLTELKRKRSSYKSKLTQFKTYFSRISTCEKPNPVKISDLNLRLAKIEEWYSEYDALQIEIESCLEISDVDCEKEYKYREELESEYFAVVGSAREWMDLEETTRICALPRYRRAQILTQHFWNRYYMEYISDLQKRLKWKRSNGGELRTGDLVVVKDDRLPPNRWLLGRVTRLYPGCDGIARVADVTTATGVLRRAYNRLCLLPTEDILELDVPTRGTC
- the LOC135074708 gene encoding uncharacterized protein LOC135074708 isoform X1 yields the protein MSKLTELKRKRSSYKSKLTQFKTYFSRISTCEKPNPVKISDLNLRLAKIEEWYSEYDALQIEIESCLEISDVDCEKEYKYREELESEYFAVVGSAREWVSRLTSAQHDEGASASSAAGTVLTAAVRAVHLELVTELSTEAFLAALNRFVARRGKPDLIHSDNGTNFVGAANEISKFLKSNCDDISSKSAEQSIQFRFSPAYSPHFNGLAESSVKAIKHHLKRVLSLANLTYEEMYTVLVGIEGILNSRPLTPLSSDPNDFIPLTPSHFLIGRTLTMLPSPQMDLEETTRICALPRYRRAQILTQHFWNRYYMEYISDLQKRLKWKRSNGGELRTGDLVVVKDDRLPPNRWLLGRVTRLYPGCDGIARVADVTTATGVLRRAYNRLCLLPTEDILELDVPTRGTC
- the LOC135074862 gene encoding uncharacterized protein LOC135074862; the encoded protein is MKVLVMCVVVIYFSDTVYSMSVNDFFNSGWDSISSAWHRMIVAIKKPVRPRRLGSIGRRKTTTTTPDPSPIFSMDTTLVPPTVVPPTTIIKPTPTELIIPYAGKAHSSPNQAVSIEMPPEIRRIAFTENNEPVTMPGDGKVKVPYLPEPIWKTLEDWKQMQRPHFVKLLRGDKDNDGGV
- the LOC135074708 gene encoding uncharacterized protein LOC135074708 isoform X2 → MSKLTELKRKRSSYKSKLTQFKTYFSRISTCEKPNPVKISDLNLRLAKIEEWYSEYDALQIEIESCLEISDVDCEKEYKYREELESEYFAVVGSAREWVSRLTSAQHDEGASASSAAAVRAVHLELVTELSTEAFLAALNRFVARRGKPDLIHSDNGTNFVGAANEISKFLKSNCDDISSKSAEQSIQFRFSPAYSPHFNGLAESSVKAIKHHLKRVLSLANLTYEEMYTVLVGIEGILNSRPLTPLSSDPNDFIPLTPSHFLIGRTLTMLPSPQMDLEETTRICALPRYRRAQILTQHFWNRYYMEYISDLQKRLKWKRSNGGELRTGDLVVVKDDRLPPNRWLLGRVTRLYPGCDGIARVADVTTATGVLRRAYNRLCLLPTEDILELDVPTRGTC